The following DNA comes from Nothobranchius furzeri strain GRZ-AD chromosome 19, NfurGRZ-RIMD1, whole genome shotgun sequence.
ttttattttctattttatcactgctattgtttttctgatgtttttattggttacaggtatttgccctgatctttatcatgttgtacagcgctttgtgatttatatctgtgaaaggcgctctataaataaacttttacttacttacttactatatGTAActacaaactgtctctgcattagGATTAAAGAGCTGGTGTTGTCTCTACATGACCATCTATGGAGCTGAAATATATATGAAATATTGTTTCAGATCAATTTCTTTGCAAGATCATCTAAATGTGATCATAGGTAAGATGGCCTTTCTACTACAGGACTACTTAATCATAAATGTGAACAATTAGTGTCTTTATTTGTCACTTTGAGGGGAAAATATCAAATGAATCctcacttaataataataataataataacaataataatgataataataacgataataatacattttattttaaagcacctttcaggaagcccaaggtcacttgacaggaaaatacattaaaacaacaataaaacacaatgaagaaaaGAACATAGAAAAAAACTTGTGCAGGAACTAAAAATATCTCACCttgatgtttgttgttttggGTCACTTTCAGATAAACGGCTGGTTTTCCATTACAGAAGTACAGTCCAAAGTCAGAGAGCTGAACTTGTGTGATTTTCAACTTTTCTCCCCCAGGAGGAACAGCAGACCTGATGTGTTCTGGTCTTCCAGCGATTTCTCTGCTCCATGACGGTTTATATCCCTCAGAAGCATTCAAGCATTTTATAGTTGTGTCCTTTCCTTCTTTAACGGTCTGAGTCCTTGTTCCTGTGAAGAGACACAGATTAAAAATAAatgtctaattcaaaaataattaTGTACAACTGACTGGTGCAAAGGTTATCCAAGTTAGCgatgaataaaatgttttttttaattaaataaaatgttattttataaaGTTTGTTACCTGATGGGATCACTGTCAGCTCCACAGCTGATTCATTGTTACAGAAGTATCTTCCAGAGTCTGAGACTTCAACTTTCATTATGTATAGTGACTTATCATGTTGTGAATCATAAAGTTTATTGGGGTCTTTAATGTGTTTTATGGTTGTGGAGCCATCATTTGTAAGTATGTATTCTTTAATCCCATTTCTCTCCATGCTCCATGTCACGATGTCCCCCCCAGGGCGACCACAAGATAAAGTGGTCGACTTTTTCTCTTTAACGGCTTCATGGGGTAAATCTGTGAAATAAAAACAACTTTTAAAACTTAATTTCTTCACTCTGACTTTAAACGTCATAAGCGGTCAACAATAATGAAATACAAACAAACAATAGCCTACAATCGTCATAGAGTCACTTCCATCTTTGACACAAATCACAGGTGTGGCTTTGAACACAAAACCATAGTTTCCATTtaatctagggatgcaccgatcaggatttttgctgccgatcaccgataccaatatcaaagaatgctgatcaccgatacgatcaccgataccgatatcaaagaatgctgatcagccataccgatcaccgataccgatatcaaagaatgctgatcaccgataccgatcaccgataccgatatcaaagaatgctgatcaccgataccgatcaccgataccgatatcaaagaatgctgatcgcccatacgatcaccgataccgatatcaaagaatgctgatcaccgataccgatcaccgataccgatcacgtggattggccagaaattttctacaacattataatgagtgctacaaactacataatctgggaataaaggaaatgtaacctaatctaaaatggtctgtatcggtctgctttgatctattttgaaaactccgatcaaaatcgataggggcgctatcggccgattgggatcaaacgccgatccatcggtgcatccctaatttaatCCCATTTAACCCTTTGATTTAACCTGGTAGAACACATTTTAGCTAACAAATCTTACCCAACAAACATCGAACTTCAGCAGGAAGACAACTAAACTAAAAATCATTCTAAAACAACTtgtgaaaatatgtttgaataacAAGAACCCGATCACTTATTTTAAAACTACATCATGTCATAACACCAACTGTCCCAGAACAAATGATTTAAACAATTAAATTGCAGAAAACGTTGTAGTTTCTGAGGTTGTTACTCCATATACTTGTGTAATAAAGCTCTATTGTAACAGAAACGCCCGTTTCACACGTTTAAACACAAAACAATCTTACCTGCAGTGACACAAGAGCCCAGAACAAAGACCAACAGGATGGTCAACCTCATCTTGACACCCTGAACCGTGTCTGACAACAGCGCTATCTGATCCGAGAACAGAAACTAATTCGGATGAGCATGCTCAggtttttttgtcctttttttgaCATTAGCTTCTGTTCGTGGTTTTGAGTCAGACTGTTACTTCCTAAAAACGAGACTGCTACAGTTCAGCTTCATCCAGAAACTGGACTTTTATTACTGGACTGCCAACAGGTTTCTGAGGCTTTCTTACATAGAAATAAATGTTAATTTCCAGTTGCTTCAATCTACAAATTAAAGGTCAATCAATTCAGTCTGCTCATTCTTTTATGTTAGAGATCATCTATGTTGAGAAAATATGAAATTACATTTATTATGAAGAAATATTCTAAATAAGAGTCTGTAGGCACTCCTTGAGGATGATTTTTGGTTAACATGCTACTAAATTTATGCGCGATACCAGTTAACTTTACAGGATTTTCAccatttttgttatttttaagcAACTCCAAAACTTAGGAAGTTTTACATCTACTTTTATTAATAATTTCGAAAAATCTGATGAAAATCCTCCCTGTGGTTTATGGGATGTTTGTTAGGGTAGCACTGTTGCTGTGCAGAGAGACGGTTGCAGGTTAAAATCCCAGCtgctgcatgttctcctcatgcatgagtTCGTTTACTCCAGACATTCCGGTTTGATCTCACAGACCAAAAACAAGCATGCTAAGGTTAACTAGCAtctgcaaagtgtgtgtgtgtgcataagtgATTGTTTGTTTCCATTTGGTGGTGACACCAATCAGCCTAGCATGCATGAGTTTGGTGTGTGGGAAGAAACCTTCAATATCTGTAAAAACAAACTACACTAGCCAGTACCtaacaaaaaactaaataaataatcaCCATCGAATCAGGATTACAGCAGAATGTTGACACAGATCAACAGCAGGACGGCTTTTTTTAATTCTGTACGTGCTTCTGCTAGTTACTAAAATAAATGTAGGCATCTTAGGAGCTGTTTTTAAAACTCCTGTGACGTTGTTTTCATTTAAGATTCACTTCTGCTTCCAGTTTTACTATTTATTCTCATTAATCACTGATTTTGTGTAAAACACTGAAAGCTTCCTGTTCCTTTTGAAAAACAGGAAGTATAACTTATTCATGTGCAAAGGTCATAAATGCCTTAAATAGAAATAATATTCATAATTAGTCACTGTTTTAAATATCCTTTAATAGGTTTAATTAAGTTGGAGTTTAGATATTATTTAGAGAGTTGTAATGTTCACAGGAGAAATGGTCTGAGGTGATTGAAAACCAAACAAAGCCACAAATGAAATTTTGACTTTACTTTTCAaagatgtcaactggttccactaaacctagcagCGGAAATGTAAAGAGTAAAATGGGAGAAGATCAAATTTCATTTTTAAAGCCTTTGTAGCAACAATCTTCTACAGACCTGTagaaaaccaatagagcgctgtgattggaccgctatggatgtcagtgAATGGGCAGTTTACCTGATGTCATAGAAGATGcaaaccaaactgatagagctgtgattggccaggcaCCAGATGGGTGGGGCTGTGGAGGAGATTCCAGTGGAGCATTGCTAGACCACCCTTTTGCTTTGGGAATCTGAAGGTCTATATTGCTAGGATATATTACTCCACTAAAATGATGCAGTCACTCGAGCATTACCATGCTGCTTGCATAGCAGcatccagaggtgtggactcgagtcacgtgacttggactcgaatcagacttgagtcattattttaatgacttctgacttgacttgatcaaatctataaagactcacgacttgactcagacttgaacaccaatgacttgcgacttgaatcgacttgcatcaattgacttgagca
Coding sequences within:
- the LOC129164554 gene encoding mucin-22, whose amino-acid sequence is MRLTILLVFVLGSCVTADLPHEAVKEKKSTTLSCGRPGGDIVTWSMERNGIKEYILTNDGSTTIKHIKDPNKLYDSQHDKSLYIMKVEVSDSGRYFCNNESAVELTVIPSGTRTQTVKEGKDTTIKCLNASEGYKPSWSREIAGRPEHIRSAVPPGGEKLKITQVQLSDFGLYFCNGKPAVYLKVTQNNKHQGGKRTTTSTTPATTERSTTYLTSASTAGTTSTAKTTMKTEKTATTKPTPLMTQPSSTVTATTTAASSTSKALYFSLAAGICGFIFLIIIIVFVTWRCRLKKHEADKQFHAYDEVSDGIELQYTYDVSNQDDHTYSTIADLPVNKCETDSPYSLAGPATCYLNNKDSMGDKTYFLLEKPKAPEEL